The following DNA comes from Papaver somniferum cultivar HN1 chromosome 4, ASM357369v1, whole genome shotgun sequence.
gtcggatgaagttctactggttccttgagtagttcttcattttcgtaagatgatcgccatggagtctggagctcaactacaacaaactgtcctaaaccgagacttatctataagtagtctagaaatcaagatatacagttttaacaactaaatttgaaaaacatgcttgagatagcaacgcatgcgatttcgaccgagcagtgctctaaaacttTGTGggaagtgtggctgtggaatttgaaAGAGGAtacttgtatctttttaatctcctagatGAACGGTAattatttattactatgtgatatcatctaaaaaagttgatgtgaggagttgcattttaactatgttataatgTGGAATCTCAAAACTTCCTTAAGACTTGACATATCTTTTGATTGTATTCATTACAATCCCGCGATTtccgtacctttgttaattttattaaaaaaaagggggagaattatttagtagtttcatactacatacatatgtttACGAATCattttgtaagggggagtgaattaaTAATCTATAAGGTTCACCTATtatacaaaagatgtaagtattgattaagtggGAGAAACATaacaccgtagtattacttcaaagttgggatacaattgaactttgtagAAAGGAAGAATACTATGCTTATGTATAACGGCGATTAAGTGTATTTGTTTTCAAAAGTTATCGCTATGGAATCAGTTCTTCAACAATaatgatgctgatttgaacacgttcagaataatTGCAACTTGAAATTATGAATGGTTCAAAGAGTTGAAgataccaaggaaatcaagacatgTCGGAATCAAGAAGTTGtcgaagctttattttttatccatatgtattgatagttttgtcactaaaaatgacaaaaggggagattgttagagaattactcggtcgaactcacaagtgttgctatctcaagcttgttgtcaaaactatatctttatttctagtctataattagttaagtctctgactaggataaaaatgtagttgagaaacggtgGATCACGTTAGTCATCATCGCGTTGTACCATGTGAAGGCAAAGATCAACCatagattttggagaacttcatcaacaaaaggtaagtgaagactaaaccacctatatctcaagttaaaTTCACTTTTATACCATTTGAGACGATAtctcataactaattagactagtatgcatagacaagaatttcgagtcaagcgtatcttgataatttctcgaaatatagtgactaatcttaatgaacattttttcatacttgatgaatttctgttaaggaaaatttattattcggaatcaaaataacgattcaagttttatcattcgaaaatagcctggaacagtgatatgtgtcattgatgttattcgggaatatttcgaatcgatttagagagaaatatagaactactatagattcaaATATAAGGCAGTGGTATCAGTATTACAAACtcggaaaactgttatatgtctgatcATTCTTGAAGATTATTCTTGAAGATGAAAAGTGGAGAAGTAGAGCTAAGATACAGAACATGAAAGGGTTggataaaaacacaaaattatttCACAAAATTGCTTCAGATACGAGAAGATCATATTGCTAAGATCAAGGTTAATTGTCAGATGACAATGTATCAGAATGTAATTAAAAGTGGCATTGTGGATTATttcaagaattttttttaggaGCAGTTTTTTTCTAGACCTCATATGGATGCTTTTTTTTAATTCAATCCCTTCTGATGTGAGTGAGTGGTTAGAAAGAGAGATTGAGGAAGCAGAAATTTTGAAAGCTATAAAGTTTCTTGGAAAGAGTAAGGCCCCTGGACCAGATAGATATCCTATAGAATTCTATGAGAAGACTTGGGAAATCATTAGAATTGAAGTTTTGAAGGTTTTTAAAGGGCTGCAAGGaaaatgattcttagattggAGGTTGAAAAATACTTTCATTGCTCTGATTCCAAAGAAGAATACTATTGAGGAAATCAAAGATTTGAGGCCAATAAGCTTAGTAAATGGAGTTTACAAAATTCTTTCAAAAGTTTTGGCAGAAAGATTTAAGATATCTCTTCCACATGTTATCTCAAAACAACAATCAGCTTTCATTAAACAAAGACAAATTCTTGACGGGTAACTAATTGCAAATGAGCTGATTGATTCTAGATTGAAGAGTGGAGTTTTGTGGTATTCTCTGTAAGCTAGATTTTTGAAAGGCTTTTGACCATGTTAATTGGATTTTCATTGACaaggcatttcagaagatgggttATGGTTTGAAGTGGAGAATATGGATTCAATGTTGTATGGAACATGTCAAGTTTTCAGTGGTCATCAACGGGTCTTCTGAAGGTTATTTCAAGAGCAAGAAAGGCATCATGCAAGGTGATCCTTTGTCACCTTTTCtatttttagttgtgggtgaagcTCTTACTGCTATGATGAAGAAATCTCAGGAGGATGGTTTCATTAATGGTTTCCAAGTTTCTAATTCTGGCACTAAGGTGAGTCATCTCCAGTTTGCTGATGATACCTTAATCTTTATGGATGCTGATGTGGAGCAAGTTAAGTTTCTTAGAGTTCTTTTATTGTGCTTTGAGTTATTTACTGGTTTAAAGATTAATTTTTCCAAAAGTCATTTATTTGTTGTTGGTTATAATGGAGATATGAATCAGTTTACTTCTCTTTTAGGATGTCACAACTCAATTCTGCCAAAAATTTATTTGGGTTTACCTTTAGGTGACAAATATAAAGAAATTTATAAGTGGGATGGGATTATTAACAAATTTACAACAAAGCTTGCAGGCTGGAAGAAACATTACCTCACAAGAGATGGTAAAATTGTTCTCATCGACGGTGTTCTCTCAAGTCTACCTGTCTATATCATATCTTTGTTTGAGATTCCTAAATCATTAAGTTGGAAAAAATAAATTTCTTATGGAATGATAACAAAGGACATAGGAAATTGCATTTGGTTAAATGGGATGCTATTTGTAGGAGGAAGAAAAATGGTGGTTTGGGTGTTAAAAAGCTGAAAATCATGAACAATGCTCTCTTAGTTAAATGGTTATGGAGATTTCAAATGAGTCAGATGCCTTATGAAGGAAAATAGTTGATGAAAAATATGGTACTGAAGGAGTAGATTGGCTTTCCAAGCAACCTAAGTGTGCTTATGGTGTTTCTGTTTGGAGGGGTATTATGCAAAGAAAAAAGTTCTTCTTACAAAACTGTAAATTCAAGGTTAACAATGGTCAGAAAACAAGATTTTGGGAGGATAATTGGTTGTTGGATGATGCACTTTGTAATGTTTTCCCTCATTTGTATGCAGTGGAAAGATCCAAGACTTTATCTGTGGCTGCTGTTTGCTCAGGTACCATTTCAGATCTTATGCAAAATCTTAAACTTCCAAGGAGACTATCAGTTGAAGCTATAAGAGACTATCATGAAAGTTTAAATAACTTCAGCTTGAATCCTAACAGTGAAGATATTTATCAATGGGAATTAACAGCTAAAAAGCATTTCTCAGTAAGCTCTTGTTACAATAAGCTCTTGGCTCCAGCTGATGTTGCAGGTGAAGAAATCTTTCAATTTTTGTGGCAATAAAAATTTTCACCGAAGATTGCTTTCTTTGTTTGGTGTTTATGCCACTACAGATTTCCCACAAGAGACACTCTCATTCGAAAAGGCTTCACAATTTCAAGTTCATGTCTTTTCTGCAACAATGATGAAACACTTCTCATCTTTTCTTACATTGTGAATTCGTCTCTGGTATCTGGCACCATTTTATAGAAAAGATGAATTTTTGTTTCACAATGCCATCTACTGTCCTTGCTGCATTGTTAGCCTGGCAACTGAATTTTGATACAGTTCAgaagaagttattatggaatATGTTAGCTGCTGCGATTCTATGTTGCACTTGGAAGGAAAGAAATTCCAGAGTCTTCacaaataaagttaattctaagGAGCAAGTCATACATGTGATCAAATACACCTTATTTGAATGGGCGTTCTTTATCAAAGAGTTCGAAGATATGTCATTTAACTCTGTTATTGAGAATTGGGTTAATGTCTGTTTTCCACCTTaatttgttttagggttttggtttttggCTTGTTTTGTCAAGTATTTTTTccgtttctttctttcttttcccccAGGCGGTTCAAGCCTCTTGTACCCCTATTcttgatcaataaaattctttccttatcgatcaaaaaaaaatctaagcaTGGTTATTCACTTAGTCCGTTTGCACAAGTCAAGACCGAAAAAAATAATTCGGTTGACGAGGTTTGTCAAAAAATTTGAATCATAATCACTTGAGCGGGTATTCAGTtcatttagggttttaaaaaggGATTTCCGTAGAAGAAAGTTGTTATTTATGGCTGAAGCTAAAATTGAAGTACTACTTTATTGTTCCGAGAATAAAGAATCGACCATTTCCGTGAAGGAGGCTTCATGGTAAAGCTCCCTCCGTTTCTTGAAAAGCGAGACTATCAGTTTCATATGGTGGTGGTTGTTTTCTTGTTATGTGTTTATCTTATGAATCTGCGGTTCGATAAGGTGTCGAAAGGACGGCTGAACTAATGAAAAGTTGAGAAccgaggatttttttttttttaataactgaTGTTTGTGCGTCTCCGTGTGATGACTATGTAAATTGAGCTATATGCATCATGGTCTAGTGGACGTGCTTAAACTTGTTGTCCATAAATTTCAGGACTGTCACATTCGTAGGGAGAGAATGGGAAATTGGCAAGCATAGAAAAAGTAAAATTTAGCTAGAGTTCGTGGAGAGGCGGATCAGAGAAGCTGAGTGCACATGAGCTGGATTGTAGCACGTGGATTGGGCAATATCCCATTTGGCAGGCCCCAGCGAACCATTGAAATACCGCCACGTAGGGTTGGGCGTAGAGtaaaaaaatacagaaaaatgATACAGGTATCTCGTTTCCGAGACCGCCCTTTTAAAATCATTTGCAGGAGAGAAGGAGGGTTTActcagaagaaagaaagagggtttactcagaagaaagaaagagggttTGTCTGAGTTTCTtcaagagagaaaaaagaaggaagaagaagaagggtttaTTCAGTATGGTGTCGATTCAATTAATGGATCCTAAGGAAGAAGAATTAGAGACTGATCAATGCCTCAAAGAAGTCAGTGACCAAGGAGGATCGGAAGCTAACTGTGGTGAGTTCTCTTATTTgccctattttttttttctattgcaTCTGTGAAATGATGTTTGATCTATGTATTATGTTTTTTAGTCAATGGATTTGCTTGTTTTTCATTATGTATCATGTGAATGGGTTTCCTCATTTCTTTGTGGAACATACACTAACTTAGTACCTTGTATTTGCATTAAGAAAAAGTAGTCTCATAATTGTCTTGTTAATGTATCTTAATGCTATATACCAGTCACCAGCAGGAACTGAAATTTTATTTTGCTACCCGCTATTTGCGAATTTCAGATGATGCATCAGACATGCCAGAAGAGGTTCACCTCGAGAAGCATATTGAGGTTCACCTCTAGATGCTGAAGGTGATGATAGGAAAATTGTGAAATCATTATGGCTTTTTGACTCTGGGTCTTGCGAGCATTTTACAGGAGATTTGAAACTTATTAAACACAAGGAAGATTGTGATATCTTAGTGGGACTGGCGAATGGCACTCGTATGGTTTGTAAAAAGAAGGGCACAGCCAGAGTTAGTTTTTCTATTATACCTGTACCCTTCTGTTGAAGAGCTACAAAAGTGCCATCACCTAATCTCGTTCTTAGATCACCTCTTTCCTTATTTTTAATAAGTGTCAAATCTCCTGCAATATGCTGACTAGCCCAGAGTCTATCACCCATGATGCTTTCACAATTTTCCTATCATCACCTTCGGCATCTAGTACCATCAGACTTTGTTCATATATGATTAAAGATTATACTGGCAATGGAGAATACAACATAGAAGGATCCGAAAAGGTTGTGGCAATGGGTCGAATGTGCAACGGAGTATACTATCTCAAATCAGAGCCGCCACAGATTCAAACTCGGTCATCCTTAGCTGGTGATTCTAATAATAACGAAGTAAGTATAAAATTAGATCTCCAatcatttttattaattttagatTTGGTTTTATTTCCTTTAATGCTTAACCTTTCATTGGTTCAGTGGTTAAAGCAACTAAATACTCCTTTGAAGGATGCAGACCCAGAGATTGctaaaattcttgattttgagaaAGCTAGTCAATGGCAGGTTAGTACCTggaaaatatcttctttttctgttGGAAATCATCAAGGTTACAAATTCTTGTTTCTAACTGAGAATGATTTCTTGTTTCTTTTAAACTCCTCACGAATTCGTTACATGTTTCTTTTGCTATGTTTGATGTTCAATGTTCATAGTGATTGAGGGAGTGCTCTAGGAAAATGTAATTGCCTGATTAGTTTGCTAGTAGACTTTCTTATACCTCCATTACACTTTCTATTAATAATAAATTTGCTTGTGCATCAAGTAGGTTATTCTCGCTGCACAGGCAGTAATAATAAATTTGTTATTGCCGATATACTTGTACAAGATTACAGGCTAACATAGTGGCAAACCAAAACATTAAAACTGATAGCCTAAATTTGGTTACCTTACCCCAATCAGTCTGAAGCACCCAAAATTCATTAAAATGTTGCTACCACGCTATAATTAAACATCTCGTCGTTTGTTTTAATTTACATTTGCAAATTATTTAGTGAAGAGAAGCAAACACCAAATACTTTTGATCTTAGTTTAGCCAGTTGCAAGCTTTATTCTCCTTCAGTGCATTAGTTTTTGGGGCGCCTCACAAGATGAGAGGTTCAATTGTAGATGATCTAATAATTTTGTTGAGTTCATTTTCAAtaattttatgtttcttttagggATTTGAATTGGTGCCTTCTGCGAGTGTCACGTCTACATCAGTGATGGATGTTCTCGGATCTACTATGACAAATAAATACACAGAGGACTATCCTGGTGTTGTATATGATGATGAAGGAATAACACAAGATTATCCTGATCTTAGTTATGACATTGAAGTAAGAGTGACACTCATTGAAACTCCAAGGCAAGCTAATTGttccttttgttgttgttgttgttgttgttagtgaTTTGATTACTTCGTTAACTCTGTAATGATATATATGGACTCTTAAACATTATCTTTGCAGATCAATCGACAAGGCAGAAAGATTTTGTCAGTTCCGTGCTTTGAGCCTGTTTGGTTTGAACCCTGCTGAATGGGGAGGTAAAAttcttttggaaattctttgagaaattcttttttctttttctaatttgtCGTTTTCTAAATTAATTTAGTACAGTTAACGTGCAATCAATTTCTCGATCGACTGCCATGTTTGAAGTTTATACCGCACTCCTAACGCCACGAGGGAAAATTATGCATTTTCCATCGTACGAGGTCCGTATTTCCTATTCTTATTTTCTGgctaaattatgaaaaactttatAACTCACGCCCCTATAAGATCTTTTCCTCAtgcttgtttgtttgtttttcggCAGACTGCTTCTGAACATTTTAACAGCCGCCCATATAAATTAGACAGGGCCGGCTacattgaatataatcaggtgtATTTTCTGGAAAATAATCAGTTTCAAGAAAATTGTCATTCTTTCAAGTTAAAATGGTTAActaataattcaattttaatttggTTCAGTTGGAGCAGCAAGTTGGTATGTTTAAGCCAAATCTAATAGTTGCTGGTGCAACTGGATATCCACGCTCCTTCAAATACGAACGAATGCGCACGGTAATATACTAAAATAAAGCTGATATCTTATATTATATATGTTTGGTGATGCATAGTATGTGGCTTAGAGATTGTTTTATTAGCTTGAACTTATATTTAAGAAAGAACTTCTCTTGGTTTTGATAGCAAAGGTAGGAGTAAATATTAAGCTGGAACCAACTTGACATGGATCCTTTGATTGAGAAGTCCCAAACATATTTTATACTTTTTGAAAGCTAAGACCTAAACATGTTTTGGTAGGATAGTCTGCCACTTGATTTTTGGACATAAACCATTTTGACCCTGACTTAGGAGAGACTTACATCGCCAGAAACTCTAATCGCTTACCACTTGACTATACTACTGCAACTGCTTGAAATAGAGTTGAAGTAGAACAGTGATACATAAAACCAACATTTTTGAACGTTCGTTTGTAAAGCCAAGTCTAATAGAACTTCGACCGACTTTTTTTTAATTTGCATCTATGATTGAGCTGAAGATACACCTTTCAAAAACTCTGTAGCATCATGAGTGATTAGACTAGTACATCATATACAAGTTCTCTCAGAAAAtgaagcactaaagaatctcagaGCGGAGCAGTGTGATTATTTTGAGTACCCACTTCAGTGTTACTCGGGCTTGTTTCAATAAGATTATCAGGCTCTGTACCATAATAGTTTTCAAGCTAAGGTCAAGTCTCCGAATTAATCATGTATAAAGTGTGTATAACAGCACAATTAGGATAAGTGTGTCTTGTTCTAAAATACATGGCTGGTGCTCCTCCTGATGTGCCACCAGGTTGTGACTATCATGCAAAAAGCTGACGAGCTTCAGGGTCATGACTACTCTTATAGATCCATTGTTTACAGAACTGAACATAATGGGTTGGTTGTTGTAATGATTAGAGTGAAAGTGAGAATCAACTGCAAAATTAGTAGCTCTGGACAATGAGTAATGCAGAATTAGATGATATAGGAAGTAACGGAGACGAGCCTGCGAAAACAATTCTTTGTGGTGAAAAAATATATTAGCATTGGCAAAGATAATCATTGACACGGGCTCCTTTGTAAATTCAGGCTTATGCCTACTCCTCAGTTTGTTGTCTTTGAGGCGGCGAATTCTCATCTAACTATTATTTAATTTCAAATAGAGTGGAGAGTGGAAAATCATTTAACTGCCCTCCCACTGCTAAAGACTATCACCACACGTAATTATGTTGGTTTATATTTTTTAATAGAGTGCAATGCTGTTTGTTTCATACTACTATGGATTGAGTACTTTTAATGTTCGGGTTTAGTGGTTATTTTTGTAGCTATTTCTTTTGTTATACTTTGTATAGAAATTTTGAATTTAAATTCTCCAACTATATGTATTATGTAATGTGAATTCTCTCTTCATGGGCTCTGTAGTTCTGCAACAAGACGAAAGCTTTTCTGGTGGCCGATGTATCTGATATAGCTGGCTTGATAGTCGCGGATCAAATTTCTTCTCCTTTCAAGCATGCAGATGTAGTGATCATTTCAACTCAAAGATCCCTATGTGGGCCACGTGGAGCCCTGATCTTTTACAAAAAGGGGCAGAAGTTTATCAAAAATGGAAAAGAGGTCAGTTAATGTAGTTTATTGTCTTCGCTGTTGATATTGTACTCTTACTATGAAAtgtttattttcaaaaattagttacGTAGTACATATAACTTAATTATCTTTGCCTTGCAGCGTACAATTGAAGACAGCATCAATAAAGCTGTCTTTCCAGGATTTCAAGGTGGTCCCCACAACCAGACGATCGTGGCCTTAGCAGTGGCACTGAAGCAAGTATGTAAATCAGCAACTCTATAATTTTATCAATTTTCCTAGAATGCCCAAAAAGATCAATCATGCAACTAAAATGCTCATGCCCAGGGTTTAATACGGTGAACCATTTCCATAGATTCATATATAGTAACAGAAACCTTCCTTGACAAGACCTGCATGGCTGCATACTAAGAACAGACCAACAAACGTAACATAATCAGGTCTCCTCCCACTCACGATTGTCTGATTATAAAGCTTTGGAGAGCTTTTACCCTCACAGTTTGTGCGTAGCCAACAATCAAAGCTGTCGAAGAAACCACATCTTTTAAATGCATCAACACGACATCCACATTTTGCATAAATTGTCACTAATGAATTACCTATTGATAGAGATGAAACATGCACTTGTTTTCCAACTGCTAAGTAAGTTAATTCTGTGCAAGCACTGAAAACACTTGCGATGACAAAAAAGATCATGTTCAATTTCTGTGGCTCTCATTTCATAATAAAGTTTAAGTGCGGACCAGAGATTAGTAATGTCCATGAAACCACATCTCGGTCCCCACACTGAGGAATATTCTAAAAGCACAATATAATCTACCACATTTTGCGTTTATATTAACAAGAGCCCATAAATTTCCAGTTACCAAAACCAGTTTTTATAATTAGGCAATGAGTTAGTTTCTAGATACTGAACAGAAACTAATGTGTTTTAGTGGATCAGTAAAATGGTCGATCTTTATTTTCCTTAGATGCATCATCTTAAACAACAACAAAGCTTCTTCATTGCACCCTTTCCTTGCACATCCCACTATTGCTAAGTTTCAAGAAACCACGTCTTCGACTTCAAGAATGAGTTTTtttccccttttttttttctttttttttttcgacTTCAAGAATGCATAATATGCAGCACAAGCTGTTAATATACTTGGGAATGTGACCTGTGTACAATGTTTATTCTTTGAGTTACTAAACATCAGTAGCTGACtaattttatctttttatctAGGCCAATACACAGGAGTATAAAACCTTTCAGGAGCGGATTGTTAAAAACGCAAGGAAGTTTGCCGAGGTAAAGATTAATAATTTTTTGAGTTTTGTATTACTTATTCTGTATAGCTTAGTGAATCTGGTGATAATTTTACCTACTTTTTTGCAGACTTTAAAAGACTTGGGCTATAAAATTGTCACTGATGGAACTGACAACCATTTGGTTGTGGTTAACCTGGGAAACAGTGGTATTGATGCCCAAAGAGTCCTGAAGATAATGGAGGTTGCTTGTATTACTGCGGATAGAAACAtgagtcctgatgggattcaaaTGGGTAAATAATTTTATCCTTTCAATTTAAATTGTGTTATAAAATAATTCTATTTAACCTCTAATTAATTACTCTTGATTTCTGGTGTTTTAGGATCTCTTGTCCTCACCTCAAGGGGGTTTATCGAGGAGGACTTTGTTGCAGTTGCAGGATTTTTTAACGAAGCAGTGAAACTAGCCTTGAAGAACAGAAGCTCATGGCACTCAGTGGATGCACCCATCAGTGAAGGTTTTCAAGAGCTGATTCAACAGTTAAAGGACAAGGTTGTGAAATACGCGGAAAAATTCCCCCAAGTTGGGATTAGCAAGATGAATGTATAGATCCACAGAAGGCGCAGACACTCTATCCTCTCTCCCTGTCAGTAATCTTTGGAGGAATTTCTTTCCTGTTAAAATATTACATTACACAGCTTACAGTATTCGATCAAGAAAATGATCTCAAAGTCGTTCTCAGGATTTGAAACTAGGAGTGGCTtggaattgaattatgattttgggcataccaaaattttCTTGATCTAGGAGTGGCTtggaattgaattatgattttgggcataccaaaatctttcaagggaTACCGAATAGAGACAAAAAAGGGTTatcaaatagcaaaatcagataaccccttaacccaaattttttaaaatggcaaatctaccctttacgtattagtgttaatttCACTTCTATCGTATGTTTAATTTCACTTCTAACACACATGTATACTTCTATTGTATGTTTAAtttcacttttgtagcttgaaatcatcaaaaaaaatgtattttacatcatggttcggcgaaccaggactATGTTCGGCTTAAATATATAAGCCGGACCCACTatattgatgaacagttcggctagctgaatttgttaacgttttacgccgaaccttcattttccaacttccaacctatttgcaagatcctagttcggcttatattaaagtctaataacaagccgaacctattcctgagagttaggttcggttttcactctaaatatcgtagcagccgaactatatatttttccaagttcgactcatattcaaaaaataacatccgccgaacatgatactgattttccatgaaacacttaaattcatacacatttagcggttaggctttttattacatatgttttctattgtgcagccttttcataggatgaaccaaacaaaaaaagtggaaattatTAAAAGtattaagaaagtgaagtctaatgatgaagaataccaaggtccatattaaactcattaaaatcaatgatatcttatcttcaacttcaagagaataaaaagaaaaacacaacgcgaggtcattccgacatcagaCGAAAAAGTTATtgccaaaacaagatcgaaaaacttgagtgtgcaaagagaaggttcggctgataactcagcaacacgagctagccgaacctagagcctgcaaatcaatattttcgaagtgtttacacagagaggttcggcttgaaagtgacctaatcgagtcagccgaacctgacaaccacccggggtaaatttcacttcttaggttcggccgggaaggtttgcaaggtattagccgaacctgacactatTCTGGGATGTATTaaatacacattttggggttcggctaaaaactcaactcaattatcagccgaactgttcatagacactttcaaggtgaaatttcaagaacagttcggctcaaaactcaactcaattatcagacgaacccgctactgtaaccgtcaaaaacctaagtttttagcaatttaacccattcaatccatgaaaaacaacaaataaaagattggatttgtagtgaataccttcttatcctcatttcagtatttggagcttcaaatggttgaatttccgattcaatttctggttcaattatagtttttacaccttcatcttcaattggttcttcttctttaattcatggattagaaaaagaagaagagatatttagaatagtttattttttgatttaggttcaagggtatatacgtaattgaactacccaatagACACCCATTATAAGATCACCTAGGATGGAAAAACTATTTTGTATGTCCCGAAAGTTTTTGGTATATGCCCAAAATCATAATTCTTGGAATTTACGCATACATGTAGTTTTCTAACTTCGGCTTAATACCAATTTCTGCCTGTTTTTTTAGTTGGTGGTGCAGACACATCAATAGCTACAGCCACATCTTCATTACATGTATTCACATCATTGCAAGTTATTTTGTTGCTACGTTGTGCTTTTATATGTATTACTTCGTGGTCGGCCTGGACGCTTTATATGTTTTGGATAAAGTACAGAATCATCTATTACAACATCCACAAATGCTTCAGGCGAATCTTTCTCTTCCCTTTCATTATTACACTCATTAGTGGAAGAACTCTTTGGTTCAATCTCACAGTTCTTTAACATCTCCAATTTCATGTCTAACAAAAGCTTAATATCATTGAAATCATATTCCGAATTTACTGCTCTCTCTGCAACCTCACTAAAAAGAATGTTCAAGATGCTGTAACGATCATGCTCAACGGTATTTTTCCAAACCCCTACATTAGTTCTCATACTTGAATGGGACCTCTTCACATCTATCCTCCATCTTCTTTTTATGTACTTATCAGGTATCACGTCAATTCCATGCCGGATTAATATATTAAGTGCGTGTTTACAAAGAATCCATTTAAACTCGAATCCCCGACAACTACAAGAAACCTCGCAGTCATTTGCAACAAATATCACATCAAAGTTcattaatttcttaattttttgaTCATCAACCCCGTC
Coding sequences within:
- the LOC113271654 gene encoding serine hydroxymethyltransferase 2, mitochondrial-like isoform X2; amino-acid sequence: MLTSPESITHDAFTIFLSSPSASSTIRLCSYMIKDYTGNGEYNIEGSEKVVAMGRMCNGVYYLKSEPPQIQTRSSLAGDSNNNEDADPEIAKILDFEKASQWQGFELVPSASVTSTSVMDVLGSTMTNKYTEDYPGVVYDDEGITQDYPDLSYDIEVRVTLIETPRSIDKAERFCQFRALSLFGLNPAEWGVNVQSISRSTAMFEVYTALLTPRGKIMHFPSYETASEHFNSRPYKLDRAGYIEYNQLEQQVGMFKPNLIVAGATGYPRSFKYERMRTFCNKTKAFLVADVSDIAGLIVADQISSPFKHADVVIISTQRSLCGPRGALIFYKKGQKFIKNGKERTIEDSINKAVFPGFQGGPHNQTIVALAVALKQANTQEYKTFQERIVKNARKFAETLKDLGYKIVTDGTDNHLVVVNLGNSGIDAQRVLKIMEVACITADRNMSPDGIQMGSLVLTSRGFIEEDFVAVAGFFNEAVKLALKNRSSWHSVDAPISEGFQELIQQLKDKVVKYAEKFPQVGISKMNV
- the LOC113271654 gene encoding serine hydroxymethyltransferase 2, mitochondrial-like isoform X1; protein product: MLTSPESITHDAFTIFLSSPSASSTIRLCSYMIKDYTGNGEYNIEGSEKVVAMGRMCNGVYYLKSEPPQIQTRSSLAGDSNNNEWLKQLNTPLKDADPEIAKILDFEKASQWQGFELVPSASVTSTSVMDVLGSTMTNKYTEDYPGVVYDDEGITQDYPDLSYDIEVRVTLIETPRSIDKAERFCQFRALSLFGLNPAEWGVNVQSISRSTAMFEVYTALLTPRGKIMHFPSYETASEHFNSRPYKLDRAGYIEYNQLEQQVGMFKPNLIVAGATGYPRSFKYERMRTFCNKTKAFLVADVSDIAGLIVADQISSPFKHADVVIISTQRSLCGPRGALIFYKKGQKFIKNGKERTIEDSINKAVFPGFQGGPHNQTIVALAVALKQANTQEYKTFQERIVKNARKFAETLKDLGYKIVTDGTDNHLVVVNLGNSGIDAQRVLKIMEVACITADRNMSPDGIQMGSLVLTSRGFIEEDFVAVAGFFNEAVKLALKNRSSWHSVDAPISEGFQELIQQLKDKVVKYAEKFPQVGISKMNV